GGGGGACCATCCGGAGACTCTGTGTTGGACATACTCGCTCTTGCGTGGCTACGGATATAATTCTTGCTTCGAGGAATAGTTTCCTGACCCGATCCAACACGTACGCTCAGCGGCCGCGATCGCCTCACTCCGAACTCGAGAGTAGCTCACCGACGTACTGATCTTCCCACTCTCGCCGGGCCTCGAGTTCGCGTCGGCCACGCGCTGTGATCGTGTAGGAGTTCGTCCGACGATCGACTTTATTTTTCTCGACGAGTCCTTTGTCGACGACGTCATCGAGATTTGGATACAGTCGTCCGTGGTGGATTTCGTTCTCGTAGTATTCCTCGAGTTCGTCTTTGATCGCGAGGCCATGTGGGTCGCCCTGGCCAGCAATCACGTACAAGATGTCACGTTGGAATGCAGTGAGATCGTACATATCTGAATGTGAGTATATTGACCGATGAAGGTTTCGGGACCAAGTGACACCACAGAAATTT
Above is a genomic segment from Natronorubrum aibiense containing:
- a CDS encoding PadR family transcriptional regulator, with product MYDLTAFQRDILYVIAGQGDPHGLAIKDELEEYYENEIHHGRLYPNLDDVVDKGLVEKNKVDRRTNSYTITARGRRELEARREWEDQYVGELLSSSE